In the genome of Nicoliella spurrieriana, the window CTTCTCACGCCAATATGGCACGTACCGCCGCTTAATCTGCGGTAATAAGTGCCGGTGGAACCGTAACGGTAAGTAACTGATCGAAAGTTGCTTTTGCCTCACTAATTTCAATAAATCTGCACTGGGGGTCGCAGTCAAAAATAACCGCGCGCCATCTGGTTTGATTGCGTTATCGACCGCATAGTGAAGCCCTGCATCTTGAGCGTATGGAAACGAGTCGACCTCATCAATAATTAAAATATCGAATGCCCGATAAAAACGGAGCAGTTGGTGAGTTGTACAAATCGTTAGTTGCGAGTATTGATACTTTTCACTTTGGCGTCCGTGTAATAAAATCATAGGTGTAGTAGCAAATGCCTCTTTAATTCTGGGAAAGAGCTCAATGCACACGTCGACCCGTGGCGAAGCAATTGCAATCCGCAGTCGATTTTGTAGCGCCCATTTAATCCCGGGAAATAACATTTCCGTCTTGCCAGCCCCAGTTACCGCCCATAGTAAGTGGGCCTTGCGACGCTGAAAATGATCGATAATGGTATTAGAACACTGTAATTGATCGGTAGTCAATCGTCCTTGCCAGGTCAACGGATTATTTGGTGGTTCAAATTGATTGGGTTCGTTAGCGTAAGCTAAATCACAATTACTAACCATTCGCCCCAGGTTAATGCATTCTGGACAGTAAAAATGATTCCCGGGCAGGGCACTGCTTTGACAGTCAGTCCTCATTCCACAGCGTTGACACTCAATTTGCCCATTCAATTTTTTAATGGCTGGCCGTGTTTTCAGACCCGTAGCATCTAAAACGGCGGCATCAATCTCAAATGTGTTAATTTGACGCCCATAAAGTTCATTAATTTTCGTAATCATAATTTATCACCCATTCATTAAATACGCATAAAATATTCAAAGGAGCTTCTAAAATGGAAAAAGAACAAACTTATTTAACGGTTAAAACTAGTGGTTCAAATGAAATTGACATTAAGAAATCCCGGTTCATCGGTAGTGTGAAGCGGGTCAAGACCGAAGCTGAAGCAAAGGAATTCGTTGCCCAGATCATCGAGGAAAATAAATCAGCGACCCATAATTGTTTTGCATACATGGTGGGGCAAGATGATCACATCCAACGTAAGAGTGACAATGGTGAACCATCCGGAACCGCCGGGCTCCCGATTTTAGACGCCATCAAGCTCAAACAACTCCATGATGTTGCGGTCGTGGTTACGAGGTACTTTGGTGGAATTAAGCTAGGGGCCGGTGGATTGATTAGAGCTTATAGCAATGCGACAACCGAAGCAATCAATAAGGTGGGCGTCGTGGAACGAATCCTCCAAACGAAAATCAATATCGAAATTGAATATTCATTGTTGGAACAATTGAAGTACTTTTTAGAACAATCAGATATCTATATTGACGATATTCAATATGGTGCAGATGTTACCGTGGTGGTAGCAGTGCCAGCAGATCAAATTGAAGGGTTTAAAAAGCAGGTCATTGAGCTATTAAATGACCGTGCAAAAATTTCAACTGGTGATCAAGAATACTTTGAAGTGGATTACCATCAAGGTAAGGATCGTTACAAAAAAGGATCAATTGACCTCAAATAACGGGGGCGATTGATCCTTTTTTAATGATTACTTTTACTGGTGGTGTTCTTTACCACCCGCTTAATCCATTTTAAAAGCGGCTGCCGATTCTTGCCAACCAATCCAATGGACTCCACAAATAATTCGAGCCCAATTAAAGTGGCAATCGTGAGTAAAATACTACCCCATAGATTGGAAATCGGATAAAGGAGTGAGATGAACGAAAAAATCATTGCAATTCCATAAATCACTAACACGGTCTGGCGGTGGGTCAATCCCATCTGCATTAACCGATGGTGTAGATGGTGCTTATCGGCATGTGAAATGGGTTGGCGGTTCAATACCCGCCTTAAGATAGCATAAACGGTATCGGTAATCGGGACTCCTAGAATAATTACTGGAATAATCACGGTAATGAAGGTTGCATTTTTTAGTCCATTTAGTGAAAAGACTGAAATCATGAACCCGATAAATAACGAACCCGTATCGCCTAAATAAATGCGCGCTGGGAAAAAATTGTACGGTAAGAATCCAACACATGCAACGACCAGTGTAAAAATCATGATGGATACATATGTATTTCCAACGTTCAAGAAAAACATCCCAGTAATTCCCATTGTGGTGAGGGCAATAATTGCAACTCCGGTAGCTAATCCATCCAAGCCGTCAATTAAATTAACCGCATTCGTGATCGCTAAGATCCAGATCCAAGTAATTGGTAAACTTAACCACCCTAAATGAAATGAGCCCAATAGAGGTAACGTGATGATGGTCATTCTGACATGCGCAAAGAAGTAAACGAACAATGCTGCTAGGGTAATTCCTAAAACCTTTTGCTTGGGATTTAGAGTATAAATATCGTCTAATACTCCGGTAATGATAATTAGGATTTCACCACCTAATATCCCCCATAGTTGGGGGCCTGGAATTAAGTTGTGCATTAATCCGGCCGTTGCGAACGTATAGGAAGCAAAGATGGCTAGTCCCCCAAGGGTGGGCATCGGCACCTTATTGACCCGCCGCTTATTCGGATCATCTTCGGCGCCAACTTTAAACGCTAGTTTCCGAATGAACGGAGTTAAAACCGCCGAAAGTAACATGGTCGCGAATAAGCAAACGATTATCTTTAATTTCAATCCTGCACCTCCCTATTCAATAATTGTATAAATCCAATTATACAAATCCACCAATCTAAAAACAACCCAATCAAAAAGAGTTATCACAATTGTAATATGCAATAACTCCTAATTAAAAGTTTATCTAAGGTGGTAGTTATAGGTACTAACCACAATATTTTGACGCGAATTCAATGCCGCCCGCAAGCGTAACCCACTCTGGTTGTGTAGAATTTGCTGCCAGTAATGCTTAGGGACGAATTGGGGAACCAACACCGTGGTGGTGTTGCCCTCATATTCAGCCCGCTTCGCAATTACGTCACAGAACCGTAACGTTGGATTAACAATTGAACGGTACGAAGAATGAATGTCCACAAATCGGACGCCTGGAAAGGCCGTTTTAAAATCACTAGCCACCTTTTGTTCCTTTTTAGGATTCGAATCAAACGAAACGTGCATCGCAATAATGTCATCACTGATCGATTTAGCATATGAAATCGCATTGGTAGTCATTGCTGTGACATCACTAATCAAGACGATTACAGTGGCGCCACTAAACGTTTCTGGAATTGCTTCCGCTTCATGACTAACTTCTAATTGTTCACTGACCCGCTTATAGTGCTCATTGATTCGGTA includes:
- a CDS encoding DEAD/DEAH box helicase, with translation MITKINELYGRQINTFEIDAAVLDATGLKTRPAIKKLNGQIECQRCGMRTDCQSSALPGNHFYCPECINLGRMVSNCDLAYANEPNQFEPPNNPLTWQGRLTTDQLQCSNTIIDHFQRRKAHLLWAVTGAGKTEMLFPGIKWALQNRLRIAIASPRVDVCIELFPRIKEAFATTPMILLHGRQSEKYQYSQLTICTTHQLLRFYRAFDILIIDEVDSFPYAQDAGLHYAVDNAIKPDGARLFLTATPSADLLKLVRQKQLSISYLPLRFHRHLLPQIKRRYVPYWREKLTKGKLPRRLIDLVRMKVRTNQRFLLFVPHVRDLKPVAEVLAKVLPDTAQFMTVHSEDPHRLTKVTAMRELHLVFLITTTILERGVTFPGIDVIVLGADEDIFSTPALVQIAGRVGRKADRPFGDVDFFIHSNAKNVAGAVRQIAHMNRLGAQKLNHE
- a CDS encoding YigZ family protein; translated protein: MEKEQTYLTVKTSGSNEIDIKKSRFIGSVKRVKTEAEAKEFVAQIIEENKSATHNCFAYMVGQDDHIQRKSDNGEPSGTAGLPILDAIKLKQLHDVAVVVTRYFGGIKLGAGGLIRAYSNATTEAINKVGVVERILQTKINIEIEYSLLEQLKYFLEQSDIYIDDIQYGADVTVVVAVPADQIEGFKKQVIELLNDRAKISTGDQEYFEVDYHQGKDRYKKGSIDLK
- a CDS encoding glycosyltransferase family 4 protein, which encodes MLLSAVLTPFIRKLAFKVGAEDDPNKRRVNKVPMPTLGGLAIFASYTFATAGLMHNLIPGPQLWGILGGEILIIITGVLDDIYTLNPKQKVLGITLAALFVYFFAHVRMTIITLPLLGSFHLGWLSLPITWIWILAITNAVNLIDGLDGLATGVAIIALTTMGITGMFFLNVGNTYVSIMIFTLVVACVGFLPYNFFPARIYLGDTGSLFIGFMISVFSLNGLKNATFITVIIPVIILGVPITDTVYAILRRVLNRQPISHADKHHLHHRLMQMGLTHRQTVLVIYGIAMIFSFISLLYPISNLWGSILLTIATLIGLELFVESIGLVGKNRQPLLKWIKRVVKNTTSKSNH